One part of the Lycium ferocissimum isolate CSIRO_LF1 chromosome 8, AGI_CSIRO_Lferr_CH_V1, whole genome shotgun sequence genome encodes these proteins:
- the LOC132065987 gene encoding uncharacterized protein LOC132065987, with the protein MNGFVLAKKILRTGYYWMTMENDCSKFVQKCHKCQIHGDLIKIPRIELNAMTSPWPQMNEVVEAANEKIKKILRKMIDNYKDWNSTGASPYLLVYGTEAVIPAEVEIPSLRIIQVAELDDAEWIRKRYEQLALIDEKRMIVVCHGQLYQQRMAPAFNKHGNNSEPSEEEVARSNGAKECMKE; encoded by the exons ATGAATGGGTTCGTGCTAGCAAAGAAGATTCTAAGAACTGGGtattactggatgaccatggagaatGATTGTAGCAAGTTCGTCCAGAAATGCCACAAGTGTCAGATTCATGGAGACTTGATAAAGATTCCTCGGATAGAACTGAATGCTATGACGTCACCTTGGCCACAAATGAATGAGGTTGTGGAAGCCGCCaatgaaaaaatcaagaagattctGAGGAAGATGATTGATAACTATAAAGATTG GAATTCAACTGGGGCCTCTCCGTACCTGTTGGTGTATGGAACTGAAGCAGTGATACCAGCCGAAGTAGAAATTCCTTCACTTCGAATAATACAAGTAGCTGAGTTGGACGATGCAGAATGGATCCGTAAGAGGTATGAGCAACTTGCTTTGATAGATGAAAAGcgaatgattgttgtttgtCATGGTCAATTGTACCAACAAAGGATGGCGCCAGCTTTTAACAAGCAT GGTAACAATAgtgagccaagtgaagaagaagTGGCAAGGAGTAACGGCGCAAAAGAGTGTATGAAAGAGTAA